One Vicinamibacterales bacterium DNA segment encodes these proteins:
- a CDS encoding zf-HC2 domain-containing protein — translation MTCREFIDFIMNYLDGELPADVQSPFERHLSRCPACERYLRQYRATIAAGKAAYADDAGDVPDDVPEELVTAILDSRRSRPL, via the coding sequence GTGACGTGCCGCGAGTTCATCGACTTCATCATGAACTACCTCGACGGGGAGCTCCCCGCCGACGTTCAGTCGCCGTTCGAGCGCCACCTGTCGCGCTGTCCCGCGTGTGAGCGCTACCTGCGCCAGTACCGCGCGACCATCGCGGCCGGGAAGGCCGCCTACGCCGACGACGCGGGCGACGTGCCCGACGACGTCCCCGAGGAGCTCGTCACCGCCATCCTCGACAGCCGACGCTCGCGCCCGCTGTAG
- a CDS encoding sigma-70 family RNA polymerase sigma factor: MDVPESEAGPAAEAQLLGRLRAGDDSAFDELVRATMPRLLAVARRIVGSDEDARDTLQDAYTSAFRALDRFAGEARLSTWLHRIVVNTALMRLRTRKRRPEEPLESLLPSYREDGHQAIEPVEWREGIDVALERDEIRAYVRAQIDKLPENYRTVLLLRDIEEMPTSEAADVLGISENAVKIRLHRARQALRALLDERFRPPAQGQAQRSEP, translated from the coding sequence ATGGACGTCCCGGAGAGTGAGGCTGGTCCCGCGGCCGAGGCGCAGCTGCTGGGCCGCCTGCGCGCCGGGGACGACTCCGCGTTCGACGAGCTGGTCCGGGCCACCATGCCCCGGCTGCTCGCCGTCGCCCGGCGAATCGTCGGCAGCGACGAGGACGCCCGCGACACCCTGCAGGACGCCTACACCTCGGCGTTCCGCGCCCTGGATCGCTTCGCCGGCGAGGCCAGGCTCTCCACGTGGCTCCATCGCATCGTGGTCAACACCGCCCTCATGCGGCTCCGGACGCGCAAGCGCCGGCCCGAGGAGCCCCTGGAGTCCCTCCTGCCGTCCTACCGCGAGGACGGCCACCAGGCGATCGAACCGGTGGAGTGGCGCGAGGGCATCGACGTGGCCCTGGAGCGGGACGAGATCCGGGCGTACGTCCGTGCGCAAATCGACAAACTTCCCGAGAACTACCGTACCGTCCTGCTGCTCCGCGACATCGAAGAGATGCCGACGTCCGAGGCGGCCGACGTCCTCGGCATCAGTGAGAACGCCGTGAAGATCCGACTGCATCGCGCCAGACAGGCGTTGCGCGCGCTCCTGGACGAGCGCTTCCGTCCGCCGGCCCAGGGCCAGGCGCAGAGGTCCGAGCCGTGA